TTGTCAACAAATACTCTGCATTTACAGCATTAGTGTTATTGCATGacaatgtaaatataattagCCTAAAtatgacccactgctgggtgcAGGCCTGTCCTCAATCAATCCAAGGGGacatggagcatacaccaccaccCTGCTCCACTACACAAGGaactcaaaattaaaacactTACCATGGTAGAATTTAGGTTCACAGAAGTCAAACTCATCAAGCGTTGGTGAGTTCTCCATAAACTGCCCAAGCTTCTTAttggcatactccaccaccacTGGGTGCACCTCCACCCCGTGGCTGATGCCACTTGAGCCGATAATGAGCCCCACCAGCGTGCTGAGGTATCCTGTGCCGGACCCCACATTCAGGAATGACAGGCCCGGCTTCAACTCCAGACCTTCCATTACTTCACTGGTGGGTCAAAATgcttcaattttaaatatggaaCTTACAAATGGTATATGAAAATtgctaatatatattatgtacatcaAAGCAACAAtatgaaatttatttttacaaaaaaaaaatgtgtttttaaagaTAGTACAACAAAAGAGGGTATTGTGCCCTGCATAGAAACAATAATTTGAATTGCAGAACCTTTACCTATAAATGCAAGGGGCGGACATGTGTAGCGGCCCATGTCGCCAGGCCAGATCCTTGTACGCTTGGTCTCGAGCCTCCGGCGTCATGTAGTCGGCGCGGTCCAGCGCCCGGAATACCTTCTCCACATCCCGTGAGCGGATATAATTGCCGCCCATCAAATTGTCGATCAACTCATTGTTGTCCCGGCCGGAGCTCACCGCTCCTCCCATCCTATTGTTTTCTTAATAATCTTCTCCAACAATCCTGCAGCAGCCTCAGCTGATCCTAATTGTGACGTCACACTTGTTTTTCAACATATTTTGCCACCTAGTAATGCGATCGGATTCCCCAGGCCACGCAAAGATCTCGACTTATTGAAAATCAAAGTCTGAGGGGTATTTATAAAGGATTTTCGCGAAAAACTGGTAGAAGACAATCTAAATTTTGTTACCAGCGACACGACAAAATTTTCAACTGCACTTTGTTTTCAATACAACAATGTTTCAATCGTTCATTTGAGCCAAGATTTGAGCGAATTGAACAAAGGTTGACCAATCGCAAAAAAGTTGGTGTAGAAAAAAGCcaatgaaaacaaaaacatgTTTACAAATATAGTTAATAGATTAATTACCTTATAGATCTACCATAGCATTTACGTTCTATAGTTTGCTATTACTGCTAGAAAGAATATTTGTGAACAATAATGTATTTTCTGCGATTAAAATAGATAAGTTCAATGTCATTAGGCTAAAAGTTGTCTTGGtttattgttttgttgtgtGTTATTCATACTACGAGAAACTACATTTACCATGCCGTACCGTATGTCGATATTGCACCGGCCGGCCAccgattttaataaaaacggGCCGTGAATAGATCACATGATATACGTGGCTTCAAAGTGAAAGATGACATGTAGCTCTTTAGTCTATGCCAAAATTTGACAGCTCAAAGTCATTTAACCACGGGActagttttatttgtttttcaatGGATTTTCTCTGTTTTATGTGAATTAATCGTTTGAAATTTTTCAGTAAAAAGTCCCTTTAGATTCCTCAAtcgtaatgatttttatttcttcACCTTAAAATTGATGGTTTTGCCGTGTCATACTTAGGGGCACGGAACGTCATAGAGTGACGATAAGTGTTGTGGTGTTGTCGTAAGAAGTCTTCTGTGGGGCAGAGCCGAGGATAGTGGATATGGGTGAAACGAGCGAGGCGCAGGCAAGCGCGTCGACGCCGAGTGGCGAGGGCCCGGGCGCCGGCGGCGAGGACGACAAGCGCGACGAGCGTATGCTGGAGTGTAACATCTGCCTGGACACAGCGCGCGACGCCGTGGTCAGCATGTGTGGACATCTCTTCTGGTACGCGGACCTCCTCTCACGTAGCCCATTTACAGATTGTGACATACCTACAATATGCATAATAGTATGCTAATAATGAAGACGCAGCTgacatttatgaatattaattatttagttatttgaGAATTATGGGTAGTGTATTTGTTAGTTCATAGTATTAGATGTAAACTAAATAATGTGTTGACAAATTCCAATTGAATGgtacgaaataaagatatataaagatattaattttatcaaGATGAACTAGATATTTGTTTCTAGATGTTACTGGAACATTTACAAAACAAAtgtataatttcttttttttcttgttcaaaataatttaacttATATTACTAtgttatcagaaaaatattatagaagATATGTGTGTGGTGTGTACAGCTGGCCATGTCTGCATCAGTGGTTAGAGACAAGGCCGACGCGGCAAGTGTGCCCTGTGTGCAAGGCTGCCATCAGCAGAGACAAGGTCATCCCACTGTATGGTCGCGGCAACACCAAACAGGAGGACCCCAGGAACAAGGTCAGTGAACCTTCTGGAAGTTGCTGTGATACTTTTGGACTTGTTACAAAACAAGTCACATAAAATAGTTGCTGTGTTTGACACAGCACAGGATAATGGCAAAGTGACCTTATCACTCTGTAACATTATCTACCTGTAAAAAGCTGTAGGAGTAGGCATAATAAGATTTGAATTTGGACAAGGAAATATAGTTATCTATTTATTCTTTGTAATATTGTCTTGTATATTACAAGTTAGCAATGTGGTGATTAAAAGTATTTACTCATtgaagtattataataatataatgtctGAGAGACATGGGGCCAAAAGTACTATACATATATGATAAGTTGAACTTCTTAAGTGATCTAAATTGATCACttagaataaatttaaaatgatgaaagAACATAACATTGTAATGTAACAGTTGTCTTTGTCTATTCTTTACTTATATCTTATTTCTTTTTCCATATCTTGTTTTCCTCAGTAGTTGCTGTGCCACAGATATTAGGTTCTGAGTGCTGTGCTAATAATAGCTGTTATCATGTAGGTGGCCAGTTATTGTTTATAGCCAAATTGAACGaatattttggtgttttttatCTGGGGTCAAAGCACTTTTACCTGCAAACTTGCTAGAATGATTTTATTCAATACAACAATTTTAATTACCTAATAGTAACATTTTACATTGTTATTCATATTGTTTTGAATTACTACTAGACAGTAATATACTTGTTATGCAAGGTTCCAAAGAATAAGCTTGTTTTTAATAGAAGACTACATTAGCTGTTTAAGTTTTTCATAACAATAGTCTTTCAATGAAACCAATTGTTATATATTGAATATGATTTTAGTACAAGGCCACGAATAATTACATTTTGCATACATAAATTTATAAACAgatgaagtaaataaatatctcGTCTTTTATGACTACTCTAATGGGCCGTACACACACGTCCCTTCTGAGTGCGACAGTGCAAGTATTAGCTTAAAACTTCGCAGGCAGGTTTATCGACACGCACTATCGGGTACAAGAACTGATGAGAGTATAAAAATTAAGAAATTGTAATGTGAGTATACAACGTACCAGGTGCCCCCGCGGCCAGCGGGGCAGCGGACTGAGCCCGATAACAACAGCGGCTTCCCGGGCTTCGGGTTCGGCGAGGGCTTCCACATGTCGTTCGGTATCGGCGCTTTCCCCTTCGGCGTGTTCACCTCCACATTCAACTTCGGCGAATCTAGACCTAGCGCCGGTATGTATGCCATTTTCAATTAATGGCTTTGACTTCTCTAAAATCAATCTGTGTAGTCCAGAAGTTGTGACGGTGTCATTAACAATGTGTTATTGTTCCGTAGCACCGCGCGGCACTGCCCAACATGAGGAAGAACAGTTCTTATCGAAGATATTCCTGTGGGTAGCCATCCTATTCGTGCTATGGCTCGTGTTCGCGTGACCGGCGCGCGCCGCCCCcggccgtcgccgccgccgccgccagctCATCGAGGCAGCGAGCTCCGCACCACAAGCTTCCTAGCCGAATGCAAACACGCTCATAATTAACACGATTGTCATGGTGTTGCTCTTAAGTAAACGACGCGCCTAGCGAATGCCCGATTTCAATAGTATAGTGACGTAACAAATATAACTTATGCAAGCGGACCGAGATATCACTGCCCCGATGATCCGATGCGGCAGCCTGTATTGTTTTGCCGGAAAcgcaataaaaattaaattttgctAAATAGGTAGCTTTATGCACGTTTAGATGAGAAGAGTATGCGGCCATTGAATGAATGCGTGCTTTCGTGATAAGTCCGTAAGTGGACTTTGGGTGACGTTCACTGACCAGATAACAGAGGATGCGCCGAGTGTACAAACGGTTAAAGTTACTCTAGAGACATTCTCTACAATCTTTTGTTAGGGGACTTTAACATGCTGTGTTAATCCTGCAACATGTGTTTCCAAATGGAATTGACCAGAATATTCCTCCACTGCTAGCTTCTCAATGCATTTCTTCTTAAAACAGGGTTGCCGTACTTACGCACTATGCACTTGCCGTGACCCCCACGTCAAAAACAAACGTCTGCAACTCAGGGACGCGACGCGAAACTTACGGCAGCCCTAATCCATTAGGAACGTCACCTGTTGTCTTGTCAatcttttaaaagtttttttctaTATATAAGTGGAATAAGCGAAATTCGACCATTCCCATTTGTATCATATTTAACCGAAGTTGTACGCCATTACATTTCCGCGGAGGCCTTTTAAATATGACCCTATGTAATTCTGATCCGTAGgcaatagttattttatcatgTTACGAATTTACCACAGTGTGTTTGATACAATACAACATAATGTAATAACTACTTGTAGAGACATATACTATCGAGGAGTAAGATTTATTTTAGGattgtaaattaatttttatgttacttttttaaacaatgtttttttggattttattatttgctGGTGATTTGAGAGTAAAAGAAACTTGGGTTAAAGTATCGTGCGGTAGTCGTGCCGCAGTAGACTGGACAAGGGCGCGAGCGTGACCGCGTGAGGTCACCGGCGCCGGCACGCGCCTCTACACAAGTTAATGCGAACTTTGTGTTAATATTCCTGTAAAGATAAgtgtatatacttaattattaatatgtatTTCAAAAGTATAGGGAgggaaattaaaatgttttaagtaaattaaaaaaataataaaagttcatAATGCTGACTTGATTATTATTTAGTACAGGTACCTTGCCCACATACATAGTTAGTATTGAGGTAACGACTCGGAAACGATATTAGTAAAGAAAGTACAATTTTATatcaatttgtttatttttaacgaaTTGAAGTCATGTTCACAAATAAATGTTATTCTTTCAAATTAACTATTTAGCAAGATGGCTACTCAATAGTCACTTGTatgaaacttaaaaactaaattgTAATTCTAATTTCCTTATCACTAGAAACTTACTTTATACTGGAACTAGACTTCGGTGCAGTTCCACCTGCACGATAAGTATTGGCCTGTGTTTACACAAATTCTTGTTTCGAAAACTGATTAAAATAGGTTCGATAGAtttgattaatattttataggaaTAGTAAAACTCACAGAAAAGACTTGTTGACATCTAGAAGTTAACAATAACCGTGACATTAAAACACAATTTGTAATGAACCAACACAGGATTCTGGATACTCTTCATATagatataaatagaaaaaaatacatatactaCTCCAAGCCGTAGAGCTTGAGCGTGCGGTCCATGCTGGTGGAGGCGAGGTACTGCGCGTTCTTGCCGAAGCGCACGCCGGTGGCGGACGCCGTGTGGTCGTTGAACACCTTGAGCTCCTGCCACTGCCGGCACAGGTACACGCGCACGTCCGTGCCCGCGATCGCCAGGTACGTGCCGCTCTGGTCGAAGCACAGCTCCTTGATGGCGTAACCCTCTTCCAGCTGGATAGTCTTGAAGTTCTTCAGCTTCCTCAAATCCCACAGCTTGACACAAGCATCTTCCGCAGCCGTCGCTAGGTAGTAACCGTTCTCGGAGAAGGATATGGAGGTGACGGGTCCGACGTGTCCTGGGAAGTTGGCGACGTTGCTCTGCTCCTTCAAGTCCCAGATCTTGACCTGCGAGTTCTCTGTACCGGTGCCGAAGATGAGTCCGTCGGGGTGGAACTGCGCGGTGGTGAGGCTGACGCCGGTGGAGTCGCTCACCTTGCTGAGCAGCGCACCCGTACGGATGTCCGAGAACGCCCAGTGCTGGTCCGTGGACGTGGACAGCACGTAGTCGCCGGTGGGGTGCAGGGACAGCCCCGTCACGGGACCGTCGTGCGACCGGAGGATCACTGTTGTTTGAGATCTGGAAATAAGGTCAGTTCACATTGTAGTCACATATTTTTACTGTATAACGACCTTTCCGAGCCGTGGCATGTCGCAGGCCAGAGGACTAAACAATTGTAATGGACTGGCAAAAAGTTTAGCTTGATTTTCCACTGCCTGTAATGTTCAGTATGGATGTAAGTTGTCATCTAACAACTTGTTGCTCTATCTACTCCTATATGGTCTGTCCTCTTGCAGTAGACTTTGCCCCTGCCGTAGCGGCTTATACGATTACTAACGAAAAAGCCTCGTATTCAGTTATCGATAATTTAcgaacctatttatttattcacatataatgtaaaattaaaacagTGTATAAACGGATATAACAATATACTCACGTAGGTACATTCCACACTCTGATAGTATGATCGGGGGAAGCAGTGATGACGGTATCCTCGTCGGGGTGGTAGATGACGCGCGTGACCTTCTTGGTGTGACCCTTGAGGATAGCCACCACCTGCTCCGTGTCCTTGTTGAAGACGGTCGCGTTGCGGTCGTTGCCGCCGGTCAGCAGCTTGCTGTGGTCCGATGGGTTGATGTCCAGGGACAAAATGCCCGGCACACTGGCTGAGTGGAGACCCTGGGCAAGGTGAACTTTAGTTAGGAAGTGTTGCATACATTATGATTGTAGTGTATGAATTTAGCATTACGAAAAAATCCAGTCTTTTGAAATGATACATTCATTTCCACATTACAGctttaaaagtaaatgtaataGCAGTAAAGCTGTATGTGATTGCTCTGTATGTCACAagttgatgaataaatattctctttctctctctctgtcaGTACTCACCGGATGCGAAGCAAGAGTAAGGAAGGCTCGGATCTGGTCGGGCGACACGAGCCCCTCGGGCACGGTGCGTCCGCGGCGCTTGCGTTCCTGCGTGAGCGCCGTGGCGCGTTCCTGCAGCCGCGACACCACCTCCGCGGACATGCCCACAGGCGCGGCGCCGCCGCCCATCGGCGCTGCCTCCGCCTAAGAGACACAAATGTCATTAAAATCACACAAATTTCTACTGCAAAATCAATACAATCATATTTCTATACTATCAGAGGCGACAAAATTACGACAGGATGAGAATGAAGGCATGCAGTAATTAGTCGTAATCCTGGATAAGTATTGATTGATGAGAGTCgaagaagtgaaagtggtgtgtctgtggtctctgcctactccatcggtaaattcaaattcaaattcaaattcaaattcaaattcaaaaatatctttattcagtaggtaacatagttacactttgaatcgtcaatttttacataacgaacgtctcatccgcctaaaactactgcagcttctcacaacctgtatagccggggaaaagaagctgcaagaaaaacctcggcacagggccctagacgttcttttaaaaaaaataaaaataaacataaaatattgatatacaattgagtaatttagctgcctaatatcagttctcagacagttaatcccatgcattcatatcttctaaataatcactaactttataataaccttttttgtaaagtttttgtttaactactttcttaaagcagttgaaaggcaaattctgaatgtcaatgggaatcttattgtaaaaacgtatacattgccccttaaaagatttagtaatcttatgtaatcgactgacttgtaaagcaagtttatttttattccgggtattaacaatgtgccgatcgctattttttgcaaataatcctatatgtttttttttttaatagaacatCACGCCGATCTCatgtgtgtattttattttactccATTCCATTGATTGTGCATTACATTGTTATTGCTCACACAATCCCAAAATACTTTAGACATTGAATACATAGCATATCCTTAGAAGTGGATGAGGATAATGTCCCAGAGTTTAATACTAAACATAAGATATggttcaaataataaatattggttACCGGGTGCGCGGGCTGCGGCGCGGCGATGCCCACTTGCGGCTTGAGTGTGGCGAGCGCCTCTCTGGCGGCCGTCACCTCCTTCGTGAGACGCGCGATCACGCGACATGCCGCGTCATGCTGGTACAGCGCGTGGCTCAACTCCTATGTGTATACAAGGTATTGTTATTTAGTAAAAAAGAGTGggaaatgtattaaaaaaaaagcctaCAAAAAATACAAGACAAGTGCCTCAGGTATTCCTATAACTATGactataataaaaagaacatactCTTAGGTAGAGGACTTCCTGTGTATTGTTTCATTTCAGACTCATATCCTATTTTTTAGGATACATTTTTAATAGTACTATAAGGTATTTTTGTTGtaaacaagtaataaattagtaaaaagtaacattttataaataaggaATATTCAGCTATCCATCAGCTGTAGCTCACCTGTCTAGCAGTCTGCAGCTGCTGGCGCTGTGTAAAAGTGTGCAGCATGAGCGCGTCCCACTCATCTTGCATACTCTTCAGTGTGGCCGGAATGGATGTTGCACTAGGCGGCTTCGGCTTCACTATTGGTGGGGCTAGAGTAATAACAAAAACagttatatttttgttacaattttacattacattttaatttaagtctGCCTTCAAAATATTGCTGTGAAAAGTAACAATTAACTTACTCTTGATTTCAATGAGGTCTTCGACTCGCAATTCCTTTCCACTTAGCGGGTCCACCCCATTTTCGATAATGTATTTCTCAATAATACGCTTTTCGAAGACGGCCCCTGATGACGGGGAGACCACAGGCACCTCTGGTACCTCATTAGATACTGCAAGTACAAGTCAAGAGTAAAGTAAGGTTATGTTTGCTGCAAACAAGAAATACACTTTCATCAGAAAGCAGTAATTCGTATGGCATAAGTGAATTATACCGTAAAAAGACAATCAAACAATAATAAAGCGAGGTAAACCTAAAATTACAAGAGGAAAAACAAAGACCTTCCATCTGTCAATACCCGGTACGCGCGTACCTTGCTAATGGTTCAAAAACTGAATCTAATGTGAAGAATACGGAGTAAAACAACTTACTTGCACAATATAATGCCATTTTTATCCAATTTAAACAAATTCACAGGCTATATTACTAAAGAATATTCATAAATGTGGAATTCACTCACACATAACcagagacttttttttttttttttgttttggttttccccgaagggtaaggcaaagggaactatgcccatacagccatgtctgacgtatttttttcttgatgattaatgaaatgatgaaaggtgatgatgatgaaacctaagcccccaccctcggagtcgactcctactccgaaccccaaacgaattaactcaaaagtccgcataaacttttgagttatgaagcggcttcctgacacgaagcgaaaataggcagatacactttgtttattgaatactccaatataataacactcgcgaatgtcttccgactaacttaatgcgatcattaaccacaaaacaccacttcgtattaattatttagatcattcaatgaagaaagcaactgtcccgttcccgtttcccgccaaaaagccataaCCAGAGActaaataaattcttattttttttaaaacaaacaggCAATATTCAGAGATGCTCCAGTTACTTTCTCATCAGTTCAATGAATGATGCAAATAATTTCAATGAAATCAACAACTATCTTCAGCATGGAAAACCTAGCGTATAATGAAATTATCTTGTATATGTAGATTGTGTGATAGGATCAGTGGtagcaaatatttttaaaaatcattGTATCTTTGTTTGACCTTCCTTGAACTTGGAATGCTTGGAACAAACTTGAAACCAtaccaaaatatattttcataccTGTGTTGCTATATTTGTTAAATATTTCCTACCAAAATAAGGCTGTATTTCTCTTCTCTCCTGTACCATACTTttgaagtatttaaaaaaaaatgttttgaaatttGGCCGTTGTTGTTTTTAGTTTTCGTATCAATTTGGTATCAATCAATAGATTTTGTAAACTTTGAGTTATTTTCGCGTTTTATAAGGCTAACAAAGGAATTCATAAATGTTTCCTGCAAGATTTACAACCGGCCAATCATCCGCTGTCCGGAAACCAAGGTAAAACTTCACAGGTTTACGAAATACTATATTCAATTGTGTTCACAAGTTCATATTCATAATAATTGTGCCATGTTTTCGTCAGAGTGGATGGCAAACCATCGATGTTGCCGAAGCCGCGGCGGCCGGGGTCAACAGACCGCGCGTCGGTGGAAGCCCGGCGGCCTAGCACCTCGCACCGGTCGAGCAGCGCCGAACCCGTGCGCGCTACACTCGCTGGAGGCCGACTTAGCCGCGAAGCATCGGCTTCCAAGTTACCGCTCAATAGGGTGAACTTTATATACTACCAATTACTGGCTATGGTTCTATATTCTTAGATAAAATGATTGAAATGTAgggtatttttttctaaaaccttCACACTCTTCAAATTTGTGTTCCAGTATACTGTCTATAATGTTTTgtattattctaaattatcaATTTGATAATTGCTACAGAGATCACGATCACAGCAAGCAGACAGATATGGACAGTCCTCTATGACTCCGCTGCGGTCCAGCCATTATGCCAGAACAACCACCACCCCTGTGGTAagtagaatatttatttattggaaaaaaatatttgaacttattcatttgttttatttaatagtaagtaatagtaagtaatttatttacaatCCTATACATATTCTCAATAATGTATTAGTCTCTCGTATATTTGTTTCGTATATGTCTTTAAGAATATTCTTGTAATTAAAGTACAACATACTTTACAGAGAACTCCTTCAGAAGATCGTCAGAACCGCAGCTGGCAAGCATCACTAGATAGAGCTCTAGCTTTTGTTACCATTAAGGACCAAAGGTTTGTACCTACTCTTACTTATAAAATTACTTCATGGCTATAAAACTATTAAGTCAAAGGATGAGATGGCAGAAGAATGATTCTAAACAACTCTTCTTGGTATCAAATTGGGTTAACAAaaactgttttaaataaataaataattactactTTTCTAGTTTTTATGAGTAAGGTACATAAAACAAACCTTAGCTCTTGCTAGgtataacatatttttaataagatGTGAATGTACAAAATAACTTAATTCTATAATAACCATAAATTGTATGCAGTTTTACCATCAAAAATGAACAGAAGTTTGCATGAGGCTCATAGCTCTTATGT
The nucleotide sequence above comes from Pectinophora gossypiella chromosome 6, ilPecGoss1.1, whole genome shotgun sequence. Encoded proteins:
- the LOC126367717 gene encoding E3 ubiquitin-protein ligase RNF185-like, producing the protein MGETSEAQASASTPSGEGPGAGGEDDKRDERMLECNICLDTARDAVVSMCGHLFCWPCLHQWLETRPTRQVCPVCKAAISRDKVIPLYGRGNTKQEDPRNKVPPRPAGQRTEPDNNSGFPGFGFGEGFHMSFGIGAFPFGVFTSTFNFGESRPSAAPRGTAQHEEEQFLSKIFLWVAILFVLWLVFA
- the LOC126367716 gene encoding pre-mRNA-processing factor 19 — encoded protein: MALYCAISNEVPEVPVVSPSSGAVFEKRIIEKYIIENGVDPLSGKELRVEDLIEIKTPPIVKPKPPSATSIPATLKSMQDEWDALMLHTFTQRQQLQTARQELSHALYQHDAACRVIARLTKEVTAAREALATLKPQVGIAAPQPAHPAEAAPMGGGAAPVGMSAEVVSRLQERATALTQERKRRGRTVPEGLVSPDQIRAFLTLASHPGLHSASVPGILSLDINPSDHSKLLTGGNDRNATVFNKDTEQVVAILKGHTKKVTRVIYHPDEDTVITASPDHTIRVWNVPTSQTTVILRSHDGPVTGLSLHPTGDYVLSTSTDQHWAFSDIRTGALLSKVSDSTGVSLTTAQFHPDGLIFGTGTENSQVKIWDLKEQSNVANFPGHVGPVTSISFSENGYYLATAAEDACVKLWDLRKLKNFKTIQLEEGYAIKELCFDQSGTYLAIAGTDVRVYLCRQWQELKVFNDHTASATGVRFGKNAQYLASTSMDRTLKLYGLE